ACGGCAATTCAATTGAACTTTCACTTAAAGGAACAGCACCTCCGTGAACTCTTTTCAGTTGACCCTCAGCTTCTAACTTTTCTAAATCTCTTCTAATTGTTTCTTCAGTTACTCCAAAAACCTTACTTAATTGAGCAACACGTACTGCTCCAGAATTAGTTAACAGTTTAAGAATTTCTTTTTTTCTATTCATTCCAAGTAAACCTTCCTGTGAGACGACTTTTTTCATTGTACTCACCTCCACCTATTTATTTTTTAAGTCCAATTTAATATCCTGATATTACCAGACTTACACCTTGATAAAAATTCCCCCTGAAAGATCTTTGTTCAGGGGGCAATTGATATCATATTATCGATATAATGGTCCAAAATTAGTACATGCACGATAATCTGAAGCTTCTGCATCCGTTGTACCAAACATACCCCATGCACTTGGTCTAAAAATCTTTTCCTCAGAAACATTATGCATATTAACTGGAATTCTTAACATTGAAGCGATGGTTATTAAATCTGCACCTATATGACCGTAACTCATAGAACAGTGGTTTGCTCCCCAATTGTTCATTACCGAATATACATCCTTAAATACACCTTCTCCAGTTAGGTTAGGTACAAACCAGGTTGTCGGCCATGTTGGATCTGTACGTAAATCAAGCGTATCATGAACACTTTCTGGTAACTCAACAGTATAGCCTTCTGCAATTTGAAGAACCGGCCCAAGCCCCTTAACTAAATTTATTCTTGCAATTGTTACTGGCATCTCTCCTTCTGTTAAGAAATCCGTTGAATATCCACCGCCTCTGAAATATTCAGTAGAGGCAGGTCTCAACAATGTAGCGTCAAGACAGTCTTTAACTTCTTGCTCTGTTATTTCCCAGAATGGTTTCAGAACAGGCTTACCGTCTTTTCTTTGTTTTCCAGTACCATCAAGAGCTGCTGGACCTGAGTTAATTAAATGGATAAACCCATTCTTTGATTTACCCTCTACTTCATGACCTGTAACGCGTTTTACAGCATCAGGACTCCAATAAGTTCTAACATCAGCAAATACCTGTGCAGTATTTGTTAGTAAATAACCTAAAAGCATAGTTACACCGTTTAAACTATCGTTTTCGGTAGCTACAATATACGGAGCTCTAACTCCATTCCAATCAAATGATGAATTTAAGATTGCTTCCATAAAATCTCCATTTGGAAAATGATCAGTCCATTGACGTTGCCCTTGGAATCCTGCAGCAATTGCATTATGCCCCATTGCTTCTTCACCGTAACCGATTTCCTCAAGCTTTGGATTACCAACCATTAGATCCCTGGCAATCAACGTCATTTTCACACTAGTTTCTAAATCTTTTTCCTTTTCTTCATCAGTTCTCTTGTGGGTATCTTTATTATTATCTTCTCCCATTTTACAGTTCTCTTTTACCCAATTTAATGCCAAGTCATATTCTTCTTTATCATAAATCTCTTTATCAAATCTTCTAACAAATTCAGTCATATCAATATATTCATTTCTCATTCCTAAATAGTCTTGGAAAAAGCTTTCGTCAATCATACTACCAGCAATCCCCATTGAAACTGAACCCATAGATAGATAAGATTTGCCTTTCATCATTGCTACTGTTAAACCTGCTTTTGTGAAACGCAATAACTTTTCTTGAACATCTTCAGGAATTTCTGTATCTCCAACATCTTGGACATCTTTACCATATATTCCAAAAGCAGGTATACCTTTTTGATTGTGAGCAGCTAGAACAGCAGCTAAATATACTGCTCCCGGGCGATTCGTACCGTTAAAGCCCCAAACTGCCTTAGGAATAGAAGGATCTGTATCCATTGTTTCTGTGCCATAGCACCAACACGGTGTTACCGTTATAGAAACACCTACTCCTTCTCTAGCAAATTTTTCAGCAGCTTGAGCAGCTTCTGCAACCCCTCCAATACAAGTATCTGCAATAACACATTCAACTTGTTCTCCATTATAATATGATACATTTTCAGTAATTAATTTAGCAACTGATTTAGCTAAGTTCATTGTTACCTCTTCAAGTGATTCTCTTACCCCATTACGTCTTCCATCAATTGTCGGACGAATACCGATTTTAGGTAATTGACCATAGTATCTATTGTTTTTGTTACTCATTTATTTTTCCTCCTTCAATAACTTCAATTTAGATTAATTTTAAAAATCGATTATAAGCCTCGCTTAAGTTAATTTGATTTTGAGGGTAATACGTTTTAGTTGAGAATGATCTTTGGACAATTTCTCTTGCTTCCTGAATATCCTTAATTTCTCCTAAAGCAATCCATTGCGATAAAGCGTTTCCAATTGCACTCGCTTCAACTGGACCAGCATGTACAGTACGATCAGTTGCATTCGCAATAAATTGACATAATAGGTGGTTCTGTATTCCACCCCCACCCATATGTATTTCTTCTAAAGAAGTATTGGTCAAAATTTCAAGTTTTTCTAAAACCCATTGATACTTAAATGCTAAGTTTTCTAAAATACATCTAAGTATTTCACCTTTCGTTTCAGGTGGTGTTTGACCCGAATTTATACAATAATCTTGTATAGCCGTTACCATATTTTTAGGGTTAAAAAAGGTTTGATCATCAGGATTAATAAAATGTTGTAACGGCTTAGCCTCATTCACTAATAAATTTTGTTCTTCATAGCTAATCCCATGACCTTCTCTTTCCCAAACTTTATGACATTGTTGTATTAGCCATAAACCCATATTATTTTTTTGTAGTCGATAATGACCTTCTAATGTCCCCTCATTTGTAAAGCCCCAGGCAAGAGCATCCTCAGATACAACTGGTTGTTCTACTTGAATACCTACTAATACCCATGTTCCACAGCTCATAAAAGCTGTGTTTTTCTTATTGATTGGTAGAGCAGCAAGTGCACAAGCCGTGTCATGACCTGCAATATTAATAACCTGAACAGGATCAATTTGAAGTTCTTTATTAATTTCTTCAAGTGTAGGTCCCAATATTGTACCTGATGGTGTAATATCTCCTAAAATATCTACTGGGATATTTAATTTATCAAGCATTTCAGTGTCCCATTTTTTTTGTTTATAACTATACAACTGGCTCGTAGATGTAATGGTAAATTCATTTTTCTTTACTCCTGAAAAAAAGTAACTTATTAAATTTGGAGTAAATAGGAGACTTATTGCACCTTTTAAAAGGTCAGGTTTTTTCTTTTGTATTGTATAAAGCTGACAAATTGTATTTATTGGAGCAGGCTCTACACCAGTTCTCGAAAACAGTTCACTTTTGGAAATTTCTTCAAGCATTTCTTCCATTCCGTCTTGAAAATGTTCGTCACGATAAGAATATGGATTTCCTATCAATTCTCCAGTGGGAGATAACAACCCAAAATCAACCCCCCATGTATCAACCCCCATACTCATAACATCCTTATGTCCCATTTTGACACTTTTGGTTATTCCATTTTTCATTTCTTGAAAGATTCTTAGAATATCCCAATAATAATGAGTATTTATATGTACTGGGGAGTTAGGAAAACGATGAATTTCTTCCAAGTTTATCTTTTCGCCATTAAAACTTCCCAACATTAATCGCCCATTGGATGCACCTAAATCAAAAGCCCATACTTTGCCCATAAATACACACCCCTCAAACAACGATCGTTACTTGGCATCTTTTAATAGATTGGAACGATATCTTTCTGATGAAAGATTACGCAAATCTTCTACTTCAATATCTGTTAAAATACGTGGTGAACCAACAGTAGAGGCAATCGTAAATACCTTTGCTGATTCTTCGATAATTTGCATAAAGAAGTAAGCCTCTTTCATCGTTTTTCCGACTGTAAGTACTCCATGATTCCTCATTACCACAACATCTGTATCTGGAATAACTTCTCCAACTGCATTGGCTAAAACCTCTGTTGTAGGAATGAGATATTCAAGATAAGAAACATTTCGTATCATTGCTGGTGCATCCGGAAAAAGCATTGGAATATCATTACCAGAGCTTGATACACCTACTGAGTAACTCGGATGAGCGTGTAACACAGCAGTTATATCAGAACGTTTCCGATAACATTCTAAATGCATTAATAACTCAGATGATGGCTTTAAATCTCCTAATACCTCTCCTGTTTTAATATCCACTTTTACCCATTGGGTATCATCAATTTCTTGGAGATCAAATCCACTAGGAGAAATATACATATACTCCCCATCTCTCATACTTAGATTTCCACCAGCACCTACAACTAAGGCTGTTTCCACAATTTTATTTGCATACATTTTTAACTGTTGTTTAACACCTGACATTTCCCATCCTCCTTTGCAAAATAAAAACTATAAAGTAATTAATTCTTTTTTCCGAAGAGATTGATAGACAGCATCTATAACTCTCATATTTGCTAAAGTATTCTCTTCAGTATAAGAAGGACTAATTTGATTTAAAATGCAATCCGAAAAATGCTCAACCTCAGCCAAATACTGATCTGTACTCACAAGATATTCAGTACTTTTATATTCATTTTTTACTATTACACTTCCAATATGTCCATTTAAATCAGGTCTAAAAGCATGAGGTACGCTAATACTACCTTTTGTACCAACTATTTCGTATTCATTCCTTAACGTTCCTTCGAAGCTGCAGTCGATAGTAGCCAAGACATTATTAGGAAACTCCATAATCATTGTGGCTGATGTATCAACACCATTTGAACTTAGCACACCTCGAGCTGTTACATGAGTCGGTTCTTTCTCCAAAATGTACCGAATGGAATTTATACAATAACACCCAACATCATAAATTGAGCCGCCTCCAAGGGATGGATTTAACCGAATGTCATCACTTTTATTTAATAAATTAAAAGAGAAACTTGAACGAATAATTTTTATATCCCCTATTACATTATCATCGACTAATTCCTTAACTTTTTTATGCTGTTCATGAAAGCGATACATAAAAGCTTCCATAAACAAAACATTATTTTTTTTACAAGTAGAAATCATTTCTTCCATTTGACTAGCACTTAATGCTGCTGGTTTTTCACAAAGAATATGCTTTTTTGCTTTAGCCGCTTTAATCGTCCATTCGTAGTGCATATTATTTGGAAGTGGAATATAAACTGCATCAATTTCAGGATCTTCTAACATCTCTTGATAGTTTTCAAAAAATTTCGGTATTTGCAGATACTCTGCTGTTCTTCTTGCTTTACCGCTACTGCTAGCAATAGCATGAACTCCCCCGTTACTAGACCGTTTTATTGCTGGAATAACTGCATCTATTGCAATATTAGCCGTACTTAGAATTCCCCATTTTATCCTCATAATTATCTCCCTATCATCTTATTTAAAGAATAGTAAAACAATAGTTTAGGTCTTTAAATATTTGTGCTGAGTAACATTAAGATTTAAACACTTTGCACATGTAGTTTAATTGTTTTTCATAACAGAAAACATTTGCTAAATCTTTTGTTTTATTTGTTAATGTTGATTATAAACACAAAAACAAACATTTTCAATATAAAAAACAACATTTTTTTGATTGTAAGCTCCTTTATTATTAAGAGTTATGTACTATTATATTATTTGGTTTGAATAAGGGGGCTGCCCCTTAGAGCATCCCCCACTATTATACTTATTCGTATAACACTGCCTGAATTTCTTCATCATCAATATTTTCTTTATCGTACCAGTAGAAGCCCGTGTCGATTGACTCTTCTACTTCTTCTCCCTTAGCTGCTTGAATTGCGGCTTTTACAGTTTCATAACCAATACCGATTGGATTTTGCGTGATAGCTCCCGCCATTGTTCCATCTTTAATTGCTTCGATTTGTTGTTTTCCAGAGTCGAAACCAATTACAACAACTTCTCCATCTTTGCCTAACTCTTTTACAGCATTAACTACACCAATCGCTGAACCTTCATTTGCCCCATAGAAACCTTTTACATCCGGATGTGCAAGTAAAATTGCTTTTGCAAGGTCAGTTGATTTTAAATGGTCTCCACCACCGTATTGAATATCAACGATTTCAATATTCGGATATTTTTCTTCCATTTGATTTACAAAGCCATCACGACGATCTATTCCTGTAATACTTGTTTGATCATGTACAATTAATGCGACTTTACCTTCTTCACCGATTAGCTCCGCCATTTTATCTGCAGCAAGAGCTGAAGCAGCTTTATTATCAGTTGAGGCTGTTGATACTGGAATTTCACTATCTACACCAGAGTCAAAAGCAACAATTGGAATATTCTTTTCTTGAGCTTGTTGCAATAATGGAATGGAAGCCTGACTATCAAGTGCAGCAAATCCAATTGCACTTGGTTGATTATCAAGTGCAGCTTTTAACATTTCAATCTGTTTATCTACCTGTGCTTCTGTTTCAGGGCCCTCAAATGTAATCTCCGCCCCAAATTCTTCAGCAGCTTGTTCTGCTCCTGTTTTTACCGCTTGCCAGAACTGATGTTGGAACCCCTTTGAGATAACTGGAATATAAAGTTTGTCACTTCCACCTTCTGCAGATTCATTTGTCCCTTCAGATCCACTTGATCCCTCTTGTGTACCTGATGATGAGGAATTACACCCCGCTAATGCTGTTAGTGCTAACAACATTAACATCATAAAAATGGCTAACTTTTTCAAACTGCTTCTCCCCTTTTGTTATCATTTATTTTTATTTAACTCCTAATGGAGATTAAACCAGATTTATAGTTTTATGCTTTCTTTCTTCTTAAGATATCTGCATAAACCGCTAATATAATAACAAATCCTACAACAACAGTTTGCCATTCTTGTGGAACTGATAAAATTCGTAGGCCATTCGTTAGAACACTCATGATTAGCGCTCCAATTACTGTACCTACAATCGTTCCTTTACCACCACTAAGTGAGGTTCCACCAATTACAACTGCTGCAATTGCTTCTAATTCATACCCCATCCCTAACGCAGGCTGTGCAGAATTTAATCGAGAGGCCATTAGTACGCCGGCAATCCCCGTAAATACACCAGCCATTGTATAAATAATGATTTTCCATCGATCAACATTAACACCTGATAATCTAGTAGCTTCTTCATTACTGCCTAGAGCAAAGTTATATCTTCCAATGATTGTTTTACTCAAGATTAAAGATCCAATGATGGCTACAGCAAAAAAGATAATAACACCATTCGGAATTCCGAATCCAGGAATTATATTTCCTAGAGAAATATCAGAGAAACCTGGAGAATCTGTGAAGTAGATCGGCTTTGTTCCAGAGATTACTAGAGCTAGACCTTTAGCAATCATCATCATAGCTAATGTTGCAATAAAAGGTGGTATTTTCATTTTGGAAATAGCTAGACCACAGAGAAATCCACAGAATGCACCTGTAAGAATTCCCCCAATTACCCCAATTAGAGTTGGTACACCCCACATAGTTATAAAGACCCCTGTCATTACAGAACACAATGTCATAACCGTACCAACTGACAAATCAATTCCTCCGGTAATAATAACGAACGTTGCACCTAACGCAAGGATACCAATAACTGCTGTAGAAAGAAGTATTCCCACAATATTTGAAAATTGTAAAAAGTTAGGTGATGCTAAAGAAAAAATAATGACCAAAAGTATTAAACTAGCAAATGCTAATAATTGTTGTAACATTCCAGATTTAATAGGTAGTTTTTTACTCTTTAAAGGTACATTTGTCGTTGTTTCCGCCTTCATTTTTCTCCCCCCATTAACCTTTTAACTTATGCGTTTTGTCGCATAGCTCATAATCGCTTCTTGTGAAGCGTTTTCATAACTTAGTTCACCAGTAATTCTCCCCTCACACATAACAATGACTCTATGGCTCATGCGAAGAATCTCCGGTAATTCAGATGAGATCATAATTATAGATTTCCCTTGTTTCGCTAACTCATTTAGAAGTTTATAAATTTCTCCTTTTGCTCCAACATCGATTCCGCGAGTTGGTTCATCAAAAATCAAAACATCACAATCACGGGTTAACCATTTTGCAATAACCACTTTTTGCTGATTACCACCTGAAAGATTCTTCAAGAGCTGATTAATGCTAGGAGTTTTTACCCCAAGCTTCTCTACCATTTCTTTGGAAACTTCACTAATTTTATCATCATTAGCCCAACCAATAGGATTTAAAAACTCTTTAATAGATGAGATCGCTATATTTGTTTTCACATCCATATCAATCATTAGCCCAAATCTTTTTCTATCTTCTGATAAGTAGCCTATACCATTTTCAACAGCATCATTTGGACTTTTAATCTGAACTTTTTCTCCATTAATAAAGATTTCACCAGAATCGATTCGATCGGCCCCAAAAACGGCACGTGCAACTTCGGTTCTACCTGCTCCCATTAATCCAGCAAAACCAAGTATTTCTCCTTTCTTCAAGTTAAAGTTTATATCTTTTAGAACTTTACCACGGTTTAGATTCTTAACCTCTAATACTACTTCATCAGTAACTTTCTCTATAACTGGTTTTGAAGTACCATAAATCTGACGACCAACCATTAATGAGATAATCTTATCAATAGGAACCTCTTTTGTAATGACCGTATCTATGTATGCGCCATCTCTCATGACGGTAATACGATCTGTTATACGCTTTAACTCATCCATAC
This genomic stretch from Metabacillus sp. B2-18 harbors:
- a CDS encoding L-fucose isomerase, with protein sequence MSNKNNRYYGQLPKIGIRPTIDGRRNGVRESLEEVTMNLAKSVAKLITENVSYYNGEQVECVIADTCIGGVAEAAQAAEKFAREGVGVSITVTPCWCYGTETMDTDPSIPKAVWGFNGTNRPGAVYLAAVLAAHNQKGIPAFGIYGKDVQDVGDTEIPEDVQEKLLRFTKAGLTVAMMKGKSYLSMGSVSMGIAGSMIDESFFQDYLGMRNEYIDMTEFVRRFDKEIYDKEEYDLALNWVKENCKMGEDNNKDTHKRTDEEKEKDLETSVKMTLIARDLMVGNPKLEEIGYGEEAMGHNAIAAGFQGQRQWTDHFPNGDFMEAILNSSFDWNGVRAPYIVATENDSLNGVTMLLGYLLTNTAQVFADVRTYWSPDAVKRVTGHEVEGKSKNGFIHLINSGPAALDGTGKQRKDGKPVLKPFWEITEQEVKDCLDATLLRPASTEYFRGGGYSTDFLTEGEMPVTIARINLVKGLGPVLQIAEGYTVELPESVHDTLDLRTDPTWPTTWFVPNLTGEGVFKDVYSVMNNWGANHCSMSYGHIGADLITIASMLRIPVNMHNVSEEKIFRPSAWGMFGTTDAEASDYRACTNFGPLYR
- a CDS encoding rhamnulokinase, with protein sequence MGKVWAFDLGASNGRLMLGSFNGEKINLEEIHRFPNSPVHINTHYYWDILRIFQEMKNGITKSVKMGHKDVMSMGVDTWGVDFGLLSPTGELIGNPYSYRDEHFQDGMEEMLEEISKSELFSRTGVEPAPINTICQLYTIQKKKPDLLKGAISLLFTPNLISYFFSGVKKNEFTITSTSQLYSYKQKKWDTEMLDKLNIPVDILGDITPSGTILGPTLEEINKELQIDPVQVINIAGHDTACALAALPINKKNTAFMSCGTWVLVGIQVEQPVVSEDALAWGFTNEGTLEGHYRLQKNNMGLWLIQQCHKVWEREGHGISYEEQNLLVNEAKPLQHFINPDDQTFFNPKNMVTAIQDYCINSGQTPPETKGEILRCILENLAFKYQWVLEKLEILTNTSLEEIHMGGGGIQNHLLCQFIANATDRTVHAGPVEASAIGNALSQWIALGEIKDIQEAREIVQRSFSTKTYYPQNQINLSEAYNRFLKLI
- a CDS encoding class II aldolase/adducin family protein; translated protein: MSGVKQQLKMYANKIVETALVVGAGGNLSMRDGEYMYISPSGFDLQEIDDTQWVKVDIKTGEVLGDLKPSSELLMHLECYRKRSDITAVLHAHPSYSVGVSSSGNDIPMLFPDAPAMIRNVSYLEYLIPTTEVLANAVGEVIPDTDVVVMRNHGVLTVGKTMKEAYFFMQIIEESAKVFTIASTVGSPRILTDIEVEDLRNLSSERYRSNLLKDAK
- a CDS encoding Gfo/Idh/MocA family protein, which codes for MRIKWGILSTANIAIDAVIPAIKRSSNGGVHAIASSSGKARRTAEYLQIPKFFENYQEMLEDPEIDAVYIPLPNNMHYEWTIKAAKAKKHILCEKPAALSASQMEEMISTCKKNNVLFMEAFMYRFHEQHKKVKELVDDNVIGDIKIIRSSFSFNLLNKSDDIRLNPSLGGGSIYDVGCYCINSIRYILEKEPTHVTARGVLSSNGVDTSATMIMEFPNNVLATIDCSFEGTLRNEYEIVGTKGSISVPHAFRPDLNGHIGSVIVKNEYKSTEYLVSTDQYLAEVEHFSDCILNQISPSYTEENTLANMRVIDAVYQSLRKKELITL
- a CDS encoding ABC transporter substrate-binding protein is translated as MLLALTALAGCNSSSSGTQEGSSGSEGTNESAEGGSDKLYIPVISKGFQHQFWQAVKTGAEQAAEEFGAEITFEGPETEAQVDKQIEMLKAALDNQPSAIGFAALDSQASIPLLQQAQEKNIPIVAFDSGVDSEIPVSTASTDNKAASALAADKMAELIGEEGKVALIVHDQTSITGIDRRDGFVNQMEEKYPNIEIVDIQYGGGDHLKSTDLAKAILLAHPDVKGFYGANEGSAIGVVNAVKELGKDGEVVVIGFDSGKQQIEAIKDGTMAGAITQNPIGIGYETVKAAIQAAKGEEVEESIDTGFYWYDKENIDDEEIQAVLYE
- a CDS encoding ABC transporter permease, which translates into the protein MKAETTTNVPLKSKKLPIKSGMLQQLLAFASLILLVIIFSLASPNFLQFSNIVGILLSTAVIGILALGATFVIITGGIDLSVGTVMTLCSVMTGVFITMWGVPTLIGVIGGILTGAFCGFLCGLAISKMKIPPFIATLAMMMIAKGLALVISGTKPIYFTDSPGFSDISLGNIIPGFGIPNGVIIFFAVAIIGSLILSKTIIGRYNFALGSNEEATRLSGVNVDRWKIIIYTMAGVFTGIAGVLMASRLNSAQPALGMGYELEAIAAVVIGGTSLSGGKGTIVGTVIGALIMSVLTNGLRILSVPQEWQTVVVGFVIILAVYADILRRKKA
- a CDS encoding sugar ABC transporter ATP-binding protein gives rise to the protein MSNVLLEMEGISKSFPGVKALSDVKFELRSGEVHSLLGENGAGKSTLMKVLTGIYQKDEGRIIYQGKEVEITDTKMAQNLGISIIHQELNLMPDLTVAQNIFIGREPRSKFKLFLDENELNRKTQELFDQLNLNLNPRALISDLTVAKQQMVEIAKALSFNAKVLIMDEPTAALTDSEIETLFEIINRLRSNGVGIVYISHRMDELKRITDRITVMRDGAYIDTVITKEVPIDKIISLMVGRQIYGTSKPVIEKVTDEVVLEVKNLNRGKVLKDINFNLKKGEILGFAGLMGAGRTEVARAVFGADRIDSGEIFINGEKVQIKSPNDAVENGIGYLSEDRKRFGLMIDMDVKTNIAISSIKEFLNPIGWANDDKISEVSKEMVEKLGVKTPSINQLLKNLSGGNQQKVVIAKWLTRDCDVLIFDEPTRGIDVGAKGEIYKLLNELAKQGKSIIMISSELPEILRMSHRVIVMCEGRITGELSYENASQEAIMSYATKRIS